In Amycolatopsis coloradensis, one genomic interval encodes:
- a CDS encoding SDR family oxidoreductase, whose protein sequence is MGLDLAGKAVLVTGAASGIGLACVQAFLAEGARVGALDRAPVPTLADGLLALHADVTDEPSMAAAVDAVASRFGGLDVVVGCAGISGPVGTPVTETSAADFAALMAINVTGQFLLVKHAAPWLTASGGSVVLLASDSAFTSAPGMVPYCASKGAVVAMTRALAVDLPGVRVNCVCPSVVDTPMARGDLGDVLDDPAFPVQAPEEVAWQVLHLASARSRAVNGQAVLADFGVSARSGFPA, encoded by the coding sequence ATGGGTCTGGATCTCGCGGGCAAGGCCGTGCTGGTGACCGGCGCGGCATCCGGTATCGGCCTTGCCTGCGTCCAGGCCTTCCTCGCCGAGGGCGCGCGGGTCGGCGCCCTCGACCGGGCACCCGTCCCCACACTGGCCGACGGTCTCCTGGCGCTCCACGCCGACGTGACCGACGAGCCGTCGATGGCGGCCGCCGTCGATGCCGTGGCGAGCCGGTTCGGCGGACTCGACGTCGTGGTGGGCTGCGCGGGGATCTCCGGACCGGTGGGCACACCGGTCACCGAAACCTCGGCGGCGGATTTCGCCGCGCTCATGGCGATCAACGTCACCGGCCAGTTCCTGCTGGTCAAACACGCCGCGCCGTGGCTCACCGCGTCGGGTGGCTCGGTGGTGCTGCTGGCCAGCGACTCGGCGTTCACCAGCGCGCCCGGCATGGTCCCGTACTGCGCTTCGAAGGGCGCCGTGGTCGCGATGACCAGGGCTCTCGCCGTCGATCTTCCCGGTGTCCGGGTGAACTGCGTCTGCCCGTCGGTGGTCGACACCCCGATGGCGCGCGGCGATCTCGGCGACGTACTGGACGATCCCGCTTTCCCGGTGCAGGCTCCCGAAGAGGTCGCCTGGCAGGTGCTCCACCTCGCGTCCGCGCGTTCGCGGGCGGTCAACGGCCAGGCCGTGCTCGCCGACTTCGGCGTCTCCGCCCGTTCCGGTTTTCCCGCTTAG
- a CDS encoding primary-amine oxidase gives MTRPHPLDPLTADDLTAGREILAAEGLLAATTRFPAVLPVEPEKGDAAPDRRVQYTLLDTATGEARDVVVSLAKREVVSNEDCGEGQPAYLFEEYDLAASITKASPEWQAAMARRGLGDRIEHAFCAPLAPGFFGRPDETGRVIRSLTFLRDDASDSPWAHPVEGLIVHIDLTGQRVIRVEDEGDVPVPPEHGRYGDVPARSTLKPIEITQPEGPSFTVDGNDVTWEGWQLRVGFNAREGLTLHQISFQDRSVLHRASVPEMVVPYGDTAPGRFWISYFDAGEYLLGKNGNDLRLGCDCLGVIHYFPAFVADDHGHPVEIPRAICMHEEDYGILWKHTDLDGRAEVRRSRRLVISSISTIGNYDYGFFWYFYLDGTVELEAKATGIVFAGAAHPGTDHPHANEIAPGLFAPVHQHLFCARLDVAIDGERNSLVEVDVERVPMGEQNPYGNAFTWKETPLRTEQEARRFADPAKARVWEIRSAERTNRLGSPTAYQLVPRPSATLMAQPGSTVHQRATFATRHLWATPYRADERFPAGDRPNAHPGGAGLPAWTAADRDLVDTDLVLWHVFGPTHIPRPEDWPVMPVDYSGFSLRPYGFLDRNPALDLPSGAAVDHCSAHEH, from the coding sequence ATGACCAGGCCGCATCCACTCGACCCGCTGACCGCCGACGACCTCACCGCAGGCCGCGAGATCCTGGCCGCCGAAGGCCTGCTCGCCGCGACCACGCGGTTCCCGGCCGTGCTGCCGGTGGAGCCCGAGAAGGGCGACGCCGCCCCCGACCGCCGTGTCCAGTACACGCTGCTGGACACCGCGACCGGCGAGGCGCGCGACGTGGTCGTCTCGCTGGCTAAGCGCGAAGTGGTCTCCAACGAGGACTGCGGCGAAGGTCAGCCCGCGTACCTGTTCGAGGAGTACGACCTCGCCGCGTCGATCACCAAGGCGTCACCGGAATGGCAGGCCGCGATGGCGCGGCGCGGGCTCGGCGACCGGATCGAGCACGCCTTCTGCGCTCCCCTGGCCCCCGGCTTCTTCGGCAGGCCCGACGAGACCGGCCGGGTCATCCGCTCGCTGACGTTCCTGCGCGACGACGCGTCCGACAGCCCGTGGGCGCATCCGGTCGAAGGCCTGATCGTGCACATCGACCTGACCGGGCAGCGCGTCATCCGGGTGGAGGACGAGGGCGACGTGCCCGTACCGCCGGAGCACGGCCGCTACGGCGACGTCCCGGCCCGAAGCACGCTCAAGCCGATCGAGATCACCCAGCCGGAGGGGCCGAGCTTCACCGTCGACGGCAACGACGTCACCTGGGAGGGCTGGCAACTCCGCGTCGGCTTCAACGCCCGCGAAGGCCTGACGCTGCACCAGATCAGCTTCCAGGACCGGTCGGTGCTGCACCGCGCGTCGGTACCGGAGATGGTGGTGCCCTACGGCGACACCGCGCCCGGCCGGTTCTGGATCAGCTACTTCGACGCGGGCGAGTACCTGCTCGGCAAGAACGGCAACGATCTGCGGCTGGGCTGCGACTGCCTCGGCGTCATCCACTACTTCCCCGCGTTCGTCGCCGACGACCACGGCCATCCGGTCGAGATCCCCCGCGCGATCTGCATGCACGAGGAGGACTACGGGATCCTCTGGAAGCACACGGATCTCGACGGCCGCGCCGAGGTCCGCCGCTCGCGACGGCTGGTGATCTCGTCGATCTCCACCATCGGCAACTACGACTACGGCTTCTTCTGGTACTTCTACCTCGACGGCACCGTGGAACTGGAGGCGAAGGCCACCGGCATCGTGTTCGCCGGCGCCGCGCACCCCGGCACGGATCACCCGCACGCCAACGAGATCGCGCCCGGCCTGTTCGCGCCGGTGCACCAGCACCTGTTCTGCGCGCGGCTGGACGTGGCGATCGACGGCGAACGCAACTCGCTCGTCGAGGTCGACGTCGAACGCGTCCCCATGGGTGAGCAGAACCCGTACGGGAACGCGTTCACCTGGAAGGAAACCCCGCTGCGGACCGAACAGGAGGCCCGGCGGTTCGCGGATCCGGCCAAGGCGCGTGTCTGGGAGATCCGCAGCGCGGAGCGGACCAACCGGCTCGGCTCGCCGACGGCCTACCAGCTGGTCCCCCGGCCGTCCGCGACCCTGATGGCGCAGCCGGGGTCGACCGTCCACCAGCGGGCGACGTTCGCCACCCGTCACCTGTGGGCGACGCCGTACCGCGCGGACGAACGGTTCCCGGCGGGCGATCGCCCGAACGCGCATCCAGGCGGGGCGGGTCTCCCCGCCTGGACCGCCGCCGACCGCGACCTCGTCGACACCGATCTCGTGCTGTGGCACGTGTTCGGCCCGACCCACATCCCGCGTCCGGAGGACTGGCCGGTCATGCCGGTCGACTACTCCGGTTTCTCCCTGCGCCCGTACGGCTTCCTGGACCGAAACCCGGCCCTCGATCTGCCTTCCGGCGCTGCCGTCGATCACTGTTCCGCCCACGAGCACTAG
- a CDS encoding ABC transporter ATP-binding protein, with product MNALRIAGLTVTRGAGPVIRDVDLTLEPGRITALVGPNGAGKTSLLEAVSGVVPASAGTVHIGSDEITKQSRVSRARRGLAHIEQGRAVFGGLTVLENLMLTARTRARADELFELFPELEKRRDSPAALLSGGEQQMVVLARAFAARPSFLLIDEMSLGLAPVVFTRLLPMVTRFAEEGAAILLVEQFTHLALGVASDALVVSSGRVTYAGSAQGLLDSPGTLHAAYLGES from the coding sequence GTGAACGCTTTGCGGATAGCGGGGCTGACGGTCACCCGCGGTGCGGGACCGGTGATCCGGGACGTCGACCTGACTCTGGAGCCGGGGCGGATCACGGCGCTCGTCGGCCCGAACGGCGCCGGCAAGACCAGCCTGCTGGAGGCCGTCTCCGGCGTGGTCCCCGCCTCGGCCGGAACCGTCCACATCGGATCCGACGAGATCACGAAGCAGTCGCGGGTCTCCCGTGCGCGGCGGGGTCTGGCGCATATCGAGCAGGGGCGCGCGGTCTTCGGCGGCCTGACCGTGCTGGAGAACCTGATGCTGACCGCGCGCACCCGCGCGCGGGCCGACGAACTGTTCGAGCTGTTCCCGGAACTGGAGAAGCGCCGCGATTCACCGGCCGCGCTGCTCAGCGGCGGCGAACAGCAGATGGTGGTGCTGGCCCGCGCGTTCGCCGCGCGGCCGTCGTTCCTGCTGATCGACGAGATGTCACTGGGCCTGGCGCCCGTGGTGTTCACGCGGCTGCTGCCGATGGTGACCCGGTTCGCCGAGGAGGGCGCGGCGATCCTGTTGGTCGAGCAGTTCACGCATCTGGCCCTCGGGGTGGCGAGCGACGCGCTGGTGGTCTCTTCGGGGCGGGTCACCTATGCGGGTTCCGCGCAGGGCCTGCTGGACTCGCCGGGGACTCTGCACGCGGCCTACCTCGGCGAATCCTGA
- a CDS encoding SDR family oxidoreductase produces the protein MKKVVAITGGGTGIGAAVARRYADEGAQVVVLGRRLEPLEKVAAETGAHVISCDASAREAAENAAAEIVGKFGRLDVVVANAGGHGLSSVVDTGDEEWELALRSNLSSAFVFCRATLPSLVETGGQVVIVSSLAGLFAGPNVAGYTVAKHALIGLTRSIARDYGPKGVRANAVCPGWVRTPMADGEMDQFAEAAGFDGGHDEGYRRVTAEVPLRRPAEPEEIASIVRFLGSSESSYITGAVIVADGGAHAVDLPTLAFERAGMGS, from the coding sequence GTGAAAAAGGTTGTCGCGATCACGGGTGGCGGTACCGGTATCGGCGCCGCGGTGGCCCGCCGGTACGCCGACGAAGGCGCCCAGGTGGTGGTGCTCGGACGGCGGCTCGAACCGCTGGAGAAGGTGGCCGCCGAAACCGGCGCGCACGTCATCTCGTGCGATGCCAGCGCTCGCGAAGCCGCCGAGAACGCCGCGGCGGAGATCGTCGGCAAGTTCGGCAGGCTGGACGTCGTGGTGGCCAACGCCGGCGGGCACGGGTTGTCCTCGGTGGTCGACACCGGCGACGAGGAATGGGAACTGGCGCTGCGCTCGAACCTGTCCAGCGCTTTCGTGTTCTGCCGGGCCACACTGCCCTCGCTGGTCGAAACCGGCGGTCAGGTGGTCATCGTGTCCTCGCTGGCGGGGTTGTTCGCCGGGCCGAACGTCGCCGGCTACACCGTCGCGAAGCACGCGCTGATCGGCCTGACGCGCTCGATCGCCCGCGATTACGGGCCGAAGGGCGTGCGCGCGAACGCGGTCTGCCCCGGCTGGGTGCGGACCCCGATGGCGGACGGCGAAATGGACCAGTTCGCCGAGGCGGCGGGCTTCGACGGCGGCCACGACGAGGGCTACCGGCGCGTCACCGCCGAGGTCCCGCTGCGCCGTCCCGCCGAACCGGAGGAGATCGCGTCGATCGTGCGGTTCCTGGGGTCTTCGGAGTCTTCGTACATCACCGGCGCGGTGATCGTGGCGGACGGCGGGGCGCACGCCGTCGATCTCCCGACGCTGGCCTTCGAACGGGCGGGGATGGGTTCTTAG